From the Ostrinia nubilalis chromosome 16, ilOstNubi1.1, whole genome shotgun sequence genome, one window contains:
- the LOC135079501 gene encoding 3'-5' RNA helicase YTHDC2-like, with translation MSNPARPTTPLDEQILAAVVQVLGAEERNVGLSQPAGIGQRPKPLTVEAGGWRREEPHSEFAAALNRARGPAWRSGPASPEGPGAPGPAGPEARYFLSRVDDLHALETAQATGVYPFAQATAKKLLKVKQEGSRVVVVFSCARAGALLGCARLQDSPPASLALEWLSTQHVPHHAIRHITNSLAGGARAAGARDGTELCCAAARALLAAAPRRHPRHTHHPHQPRPIQKHEP, from the exons ATGTCAAACCCGGCAAGACCTACCACGCCTTTGGATGAACAGATCTTGGCTGCTGTGGTTCAAG TGCTAGGCGCCGAAGAGCGCAACGTGGGTCTCAGCCAGCCAGCCGGCATAGGACAACGGCCCAAACCGCTGACAGTAGAAGCGGGCGGCTGGCGGCGCGAGGAGCCCCACTCAGAATTCGCAGCGGCCCTGAATCGCGCTCGCGGGCCCGCCTGGCGCTCGGGGCCCGCGTCGCCGGAGGGCCCGGGGGCCCCGGGGCCCGCGGGGCCCGAGGCGCGGTACTTCCTGTCGCGGGTCGATGACCTGCACGCGCTGGAGACGGCGCAGGCGACTGGAGTGTATCCGTTCGCGCAGGCCACCGCTAAGAAGCTGCTGAAGGTTAAACAG GAGGGCTCGCGCGTGGTAGTGGTGTTtagttgcgcgcgcgccggtGCTTTGCTAGGCTGCGCGCGGCTACAGGACTCACCGCCGGCCTCGCTCGCGCTCGAGTGGCTGAGCACGCAGCACGTGCCGCACCACGCCATACG GCACATAACCAATTCTCTCGCGGGAGGCGCTCGCGCAGCCGGTGCCCGGGATGGCACAGAACTATGCTGTGCCGCCGCCCGCGCGCTgctcgccgccgcgccgcgccgccacccGCGGCACACGCACCATCCGCACCAGCCCAGACCCATACAGAAGCACGAGCCGTGA